The proteins below are encoded in one region of Streptomyces cyanogenus:
- a CDS encoding serine hydrolase domain-containing protein, translated as MTDDVAGGRADGPSRRRLVMGSLAAGGALALGALPAGPAAAAPSAGRHPTLRHGSPERAGLLPAHLRQLVTDAEAFLAPSPRHPWYAGAVLLAGRGGTVALHEPIGMAVRYAGYDEKTDTGIELPPERQLPMTRDTVFDLASVSKLFTSILAVQQIERGALELEGKVASYLPDFGRAGKQDMTVRQLLTHTSGFRAWIPLYDAPTYEEKLQLIWNQAPLHPPGTAYLYSDLNLISLQLVLERITGRALEALLREEITGPLGLDSTRYNPPASWRPRIAATEDARRPWSGLDRGLVWGEVHDENAYSLGGAAGHAGVFASAWDLAVLGRTLLNGGRYGRARILRPESVELMFTDFNTSFPGDEHGLGFELYQHWYMGAMATPRTAGHTGFTGTSLVLDPTTDSFLVVLGNSVHPVRTWRSGSAPRVAAGNRLARAVPVRPARGRTAWFSGMANATAATLTLPALDTSAAPARLRCALWWDTEPRADTVALESTTDGGATWQPVPFTTRRGRDPEDHPAGTATGWSGRVWHRVTAALPADPRLALRWRYTTDRLYVGRGVYVDALRVEAGGAVLFDGARPADAARITPAGWQVSAD; from the coding sequence GGCCGAGCCGCCGGCGGCTCGTCATGGGGTCCTTGGCCGCGGGCGGCGCGCTGGCCCTCGGCGCGCTCCCGGCGGGCCCGGCCGCCGCCGCACCCAGCGCCGGCCGCCACCCCACCCTGCGCCACGGCTCGCCGGAACGCGCCGGACTGCTCCCCGCGCACCTGCGGCAACTCGTCACCGACGCCGAGGCGTTCCTCGCCCCCTCCCCCCGGCACCCCTGGTACGCGGGCGCCGTCCTGCTCGCCGGGCGCGGCGGCACCGTGGCGCTGCACGAGCCGATCGGCATGGCGGTGCGCTACGCCGGTTACGACGAGAAGACCGACACCGGCATCGAACTGCCGCCCGAACGACAGCTCCCCATGACCCGGGACACCGTGTTCGACCTGGCCTCCGTCTCGAAGCTGTTCACCTCGATCCTCGCCGTCCAGCAGATCGAGCGGGGCGCGCTGGAGCTGGAGGGCAAGGTCGCCTCCTACCTTCCCGATTTCGGGCGCGCGGGCAAGCAGGACATGACGGTGCGCCAGCTCCTGACGCACACCTCGGGTTTCCGTGCCTGGATCCCGCTGTACGACGCGCCCACGTACGAGGAGAAGCTCCAGCTCATCTGGAACCAGGCGCCCCTCCACCCGCCGGGCACGGCCTACCTCTACTCCGATCTGAACCTGATCTCCCTGCAGCTCGTCCTGGAGCGGATCACCGGCCGCGCCCTGGAGGCGCTGCTGCGCGAGGAGATCACCGGTCCGCTCGGCCTGGACAGCACCCGCTACAACCCGCCCGCCTCCTGGCGGCCGCGGATCGCGGCCACCGAGGACGCGCGCAGACCGTGGTCCGGGCTGGACCGGGGGCTGGTGTGGGGCGAGGTGCACGACGAGAACGCCTACAGCCTGGGCGGTGCGGCCGGGCACGCGGGCGTCTTCGCGAGCGCGTGGGACCTCGCGGTGCTCGGCCGGACGCTGCTCAACGGCGGCCGCTACGGCCGGGCGCGCATCCTGCGGCCGGAGTCGGTGGAGCTGATGTTCACCGACTTCAACACGTCTTTCCCCGGCGACGAGCACGGGCTCGGCTTCGAGCTGTACCAGCACTGGTACATGGGGGCGATGGCCACCCCGCGCACGGCCGGCCACACCGGCTTCACCGGCACCTCACTCGTGCTCGATCCCACGACCGACTCGTTCCTGGTGGTCCTCGGCAACTCCGTGCACCCGGTGCGCACCTGGCGGTCCGGTTCCGCACCCCGGGTCGCCGCCGGCAACCGGCTCGCCCGCGCGGTGCCGGTCCGCCCGGCGCGCGGCCGTACAGCCTGGTTCTCGGGCATGGCCAACGCCACGGCCGCGACCCTCACCCTGCCCGCGCTGGACACCTCCGCCGCCCCGGCCCGCCTGCGCTGCGCCCTGTGGTGGGACACCGAGCCCCGTGCCGACACGGTGGCTCTGGAGTCCACGACGGACGGCGGCGCCACCTGGCAGCCGGTGCCCTTCACCACCCGGCGAGGAAGGGACCCCGAGGACCATCCGGCGGGCACGGCCACCGGGTGGTCGGGCCGGGTCTGGCACCGGGTGACCGCCGCCCTGCCGGCCGACCCCCGGCTGGCGCTGCGCTGGCGGTACACCACCGACCGGCTGTACGTCGGCCGGGGCGTGTACGTCGACGCGCTGCGGGTCGAGGCGGGCGGGGCGGTGCTGTTCGACGGGGCACGCCCGGCGGACGCGGCCCGGATCACGCCGGCGGGCTGGCAGGTCTCGGCCGACTGA
- a CDS encoding phytoene desaturase family protein: MSANETPRAYDAVIVGAGHNGLVAAAYLARAGRSVLVLERLDHTGGAAVSTRPFAGIDARLSRYSYLVSLLPGKIVRDLGLDFRVRARTISSYTPVERAGRPTGLLVGGGEQRTREAFARLTGSDREYEAWQRFYGMTSHVAQRVFPTLTEPLPTRDALRRRIDDDTAWRALFEQPVGVAVEETFADDLVRGIVLTDALIGTFADAHDPSLVQNRCFLYHVIGGGTGAWDVPVGGMGALTDALAAAARTAGARIATGHEAVRIDTDGHTAEVAYRTADGEGVAVARHVLVNASPHELAALTGDAAPEPAEGAQLKVNMLLQRLPRLRDPDADPREAFAGTFHIAEGYTQLATAHAQAAAGELPTAPPSEIYCHSLTDPTILGADLAERGYHTLTLFGLHTPARLFDRDNDAVREELLRSTLAQLDAHLAEPLADCLATDADGRPCIEAKTPLDLERDLRLPGGNIFHRALSWPYAQEDSGRWGVETRHANVLLCGAGAVRGGGVSGVPGHNAAMAVLERH, from the coding sequence ATGTCCGCGAACGAGACACCCCGCGCGTACGACGCCGTCATCGTCGGCGCCGGCCACAACGGCCTGGTCGCCGCCGCCTACCTGGCCCGGGCCGGCCGCTCCGTGCTCGTGCTGGAACGGCTGGACCACACCGGCGGCGCGGCCGTCTCCACCCGCCCGTTCGCCGGGATCGACGCCCGGCTGTCCCGCTACTCCTACCTGGTCAGCCTGCTGCCCGGGAAGATCGTGCGCGACCTCGGGCTGGACTTCCGCGTCCGCGCCCGCACCATCTCCTCGTACACCCCCGTGGAGCGGGCGGGACGGCCCACGGGCCTCCTCGTCGGCGGGGGCGAGCAGCGCACCCGGGAGGCGTTCGCCCGGCTGACCGGCAGCGACCGCGAGTACGAGGCCTGGCAGCGTTTCTACGGCATGACGAGCCATGTCGCCCAGCGCGTCTTCCCGACCCTCACCGAACCGCTGCCCACCCGCGACGCACTGCGCCGCCGCATCGACGACGACACCGCCTGGCGGGCCCTGTTCGAGCAGCCGGTCGGCGTGGCCGTCGAGGAGACCTTCGCCGACGACCTGGTGCGGGGCATCGTCCTCACCGACGCGCTCATCGGCACCTTCGCCGACGCCCACGACCCCTCCCTCGTCCAGAACCGCTGCTTCCTCTACCACGTCATCGGCGGTGGAACCGGCGCCTGGGACGTGCCCGTCGGCGGCATGGGCGCCCTCACCGACGCGCTGGCCGCGGCGGCGCGCACGGCAGGGGCGCGCATCGCCACCGGGCACGAGGCGGTCCGGATCGACACCGACGGGCACACCGCCGAGGTCGCCTACCGCACCGCCGACGGCGAGGGCGTCGCCGTCGCCCGGCACGTCCTGGTGAACGCCTCCCCGCACGAACTGGCCGCCCTCACCGGCGATGCGGCGCCCGAACCCGCCGAGGGCGCCCAGCTCAAGGTCAACATGCTGCTCCAGCGGCTGCCCCGGCTGCGCGACCCCGACGCCGACCCACGGGAGGCGTTCGCCGGCACCTTCCACATCGCCGAGGGCTACACGCAACTGGCCACCGCCCACGCCCAGGCCGCCGCCGGCGAACTCCCGACCGCGCCGCCGTCCGAGATCTACTGCCACTCCCTGACCGACCCCACCATCCTCGGCGCCGATCTCGCCGAGCGCGGCTACCACACACTCACCCTGTTCGGCCTGCACACCCCGGCCCGGCTCTTCGACCGGGACAACGACGCCGTACGCGAGGAACTGCTCCGGTCCACCCTCGCCCAGCTCGACGCCCACCTCGCCGAACCCCTCGCCGACTGCCTGGCCACCGACGCCGACGGCCGTCCCTGCATCGAGGCGAAGACCCCGCTCGACCTCGAACGGGACCTGCGGCTGCCCGGCGGGAACATCTTCCACCGGGCCCTGTCCTGGCCCTACGCCCAGGAGGACAGCGGGCGTTGGGGCGTGGAGACGCGGCACGCGAACGTCCTGCTGTGCGGGGCGGGCGCGGTGCGCGGAGGCGGGGTGAGCGGAGTGCCGGGGCACAACGCGGCGATGGCGGTGCTGGAGCGGCACTGA
- a CDS encoding oxygenase MpaB family protein — MHGDPMMWVAGIRALYLQALHPRAVRGVTQNSDFRQDAWGRLMRTANFVGTTTYGTTEAAERAGARVRKIHSMLTATDPGTGERYGVDEPELLLWVHCAEIDSYLHVLRRSGFPLTDAQADRYIAEHRVSARLVGLDPEAVPAGRAELAAYFDRVRPQLAAGSEAHEVDDFLLRPPVHPLLVPARGLLWRRVALLAYAALPPYAHELYGRPAPGPDAVTRRLRATGALLRRVPERLRWQLPPKHILRAMARLGPDARPAPARPRP; from the coding sequence ATGCACGGCGACCCCATGATGTGGGTCGCCGGCATCCGCGCGCTCTACCTCCAGGCCCTGCATCCGCGCGCGGTCCGCGGCGTCACGCAGAACTCCGACTTCCGGCAGGACGCCTGGGGCCGGCTGATGCGCACCGCGAACTTCGTCGGTACGACGACCTACGGCACGACCGAGGCCGCCGAACGGGCCGGCGCCCGTGTGCGGAAGATCCACAGCATGCTCACCGCGACCGACCCCGGCACCGGTGAGCGGTACGGCGTCGACGAGCCCGAGCTGCTGCTGTGGGTGCACTGTGCGGAGATCGACTCCTATCTGCACGTCCTGCGCCGCTCCGGCTTCCCGCTCACCGACGCCCAGGCCGACCGGTACATAGCCGAACACCGGGTCAGCGCCCGGCTGGTGGGGCTCGATCCGGAGGCCGTACCGGCCGGCCGGGCGGAGCTGGCCGCGTACTTCGACAGGGTTCGCCCGCAGCTGGCCGCCGGATCCGAGGCGCACGAGGTGGACGACTTCCTGCTCCGCCCGCCGGTGCACCCCCTCCTCGTCCCGGCGCGCGGCCTGCTGTGGCGGCGGGTGGCGCTGCTGGCGTACGCCGCGCTGCCGCCGTACGCCCACGAGCTGTACGGCAGACCGGCTCCCGGGCCCGACGCCGTCACCCGCCGGCTGCGCGCCACCGGCGCCCTGCTGCGCCGCGTTCCGGAGCGGCTGCGCTGGCAGCTGCCGCCGAAGCACATCCTGCGCGCCATGGCGCGCCTGGGCCCGGACGCGCGTCCGGCACCGGCGAGACCACGCCCCTGA
- a CDS encoding Crp/Fnr family transcriptional regulator, translating to MTSATTMSTALEPVHRERLMSLARDVSFEAGTRLFEEGRHADRFWIVRTGTVALDLHVPGRRSAVVESLGHGELVGWSWHFPPYLWQLGAEAMTPVRASEFDAETVRAACAADPAFGRAIAVWVGRVVAERLHATRVRLLDLYAPYGSGDRW from the coding sequence ATGACCTCCGCAACCACCATGAGCACGGCGCTGGAGCCCGTGCACCGCGAACGGCTGATGAGCCTGGCCCGGGACGTCTCCTTCGAGGCCGGGACCCGCTTGTTCGAGGAGGGCCGGCACGCCGACCGCTTCTGGATCGTCCGGACCGGAACCGTCGCCCTCGATCTGCATGTGCCCGGCCGCCGCTCGGCCGTCGTCGAGTCACTCGGGCACGGCGAACTCGTCGGCTGGTCCTGGCACTTCCCGCCCTACCTCTGGCAGCTGGGCGCCGAGGCGATGACCCCGGTGCGGGCCTCCGAGTTCGACGCCGAGACCGTGCGGGCGGCGTGCGCCGCGGACCCCGCCTTCGGACGGGCCATAGCCGTGTGGGTGGGACGTGTGGTCGCCGAACGGCTGCACGCCACCCGGGTCCGGCTGCTCGACCTGTACGCCCCCTACGGCAGCGGTGACCGGTGGTGA
- a CDS encoding CBS domain-containing protein, with product MTRAVVAVGRSALFKDVVERMVEWKVSALPVLEDDGRVVGVVSEADLLPKEEFRDSDPDRFTQLRRLSDLAKAGAVSAEDLMSTPAVTVHGDTTLAEAARIMALRNVKRLPVVNDEGVLEGVVSRGDLLKVFLRPDNDLADEIRRDIVDVLFPAPVEPVHIIVSDGVATLTGRVADAARIPLAARLVRGVEGIVGVDCRLTAAGSEAG from the coding sequence ATGACCCGGGCCGTCGTCGCCGTGGGCCGCAGCGCCCTGTTCAAGGACGTCGTCGAACGGATGGTGGAGTGGAAGGTCAGCGCCCTGCCCGTGCTGGAGGACGACGGGCGGGTGGTCGGGGTGGTCTCCGAGGCCGATCTGCTGCCCAAGGAGGAGTTCCGGGACAGCGACCCGGACCGGTTCACCCAGCTGCGCCGGCTGTCCGACCTGGCGAAGGCCGGGGCGGTGTCCGCCGAGGACCTGATGAGCACCCCGGCGGTCACCGTCCACGGGGACACCACGCTCGCCGAGGCGGCACGGATCATGGCCTTGCGGAACGTCAAACGACTGCCCGTGGTGAACGACGAGGGCGTCCTCGAAGGGGTGGTCAGTCGCGGCGACCTGCTGAAGGTGTTCCTGCGGCCGGACAACGACCTGGCGGACGAGATCCGGCGTGACATCGTCGACGTCCTCTTCCCGGCCCCGGTCGAACCCGTGCACATCATCGTCAGCGACGGTGTCGCGACCCTGACGGGACGCGTCGCGGATGCCGCACGGATTCCACTGGCCGCGCGCCTGGTCCGGGGTGTGGAGGGGATCGTGGGCGTGGACTGCCGGCTCACCGCCGCCGGCTCCGAGGCCGGGTGA
- a CDS encoding GAF domain-containing protein, with protein sequence MADPEEPRVRLPELKLDELLEELQARIDAARGTRDRVHSLLEAVLSVGRELELEHALRSIVEAAAVLVDAEYAALGVIGPGGTTLAAFHTVGVTEEQIAEIGPFPEGHGILGEVIRHPEPLRLEKISQHPASYGFPAHHPPMNTFVGVPIRVRGQVFGNLYLTEKRGGVQFDEEDEAVLSTLAVAAGVAIDNARLYEESRLRERWLRANAEITHCLMSGSERAEALRLIAERAREIMGSASAAVALPVGGTDSLTVEIAVGVDAQVHQGLVLPLPGTLMGLAFSAAAPVISDDVHQDRRICPEPPRFHGLGPAVAVPIGTGEGGVRGAVLVARAAGGAVFSGQEAEMLGGFAAQAAIAMELAERRKDAERIAVLQDRDRIARDLHDLAIQRLFATGMTLQSAGRFIEHPEAAERVLRAVDDLDETIRIIRSAIFGLRARAGTADAGLRARVVRMVGEESAVLGFAPSVRMEGLVDTEVPQEIADQVVAVLSEALTDIARHARADRAQVVLTTDGRDVSLTVSDNGAGIPPDVRRGGLRTMAERAEQLGGHLDVSTPDGGGALLRWRVPLPRA encoded by the coding sequence GTGGCGGACCCGGAAGAGCCTCGTGTACGACTGCCGGAGCTGAAGCTCGACGAGCTGCTGGAGGAGCTGCAGGCCCGGATCGACGCGGCCCGTGGCACCCGGGACAGGGTGCACAGTCTGCTGGAGGCGGTGCTCTCCGTCGGCCGGGAACTGGAGCTCGAACACGCGCTGCGCTCCATCGTGGAGGCCGCCGCCGTACTGGTCGACGCGGAATACGCCGCCCTGGGGGTCATCGGTCCCGGCGGCACGACCCTGGCGGCCTTCCACACCGTCGGGGTCACCGAGGAGCAGATCGCCGAGATCGGTCCCTTCCCGGAGGGGCACGGCATCCTCGGCGAGGTCATCCGGCACCCGGAGCCGCTGCGGCTGGAGAAGATCTCCCAGCACCCGGCCTCGTACGGCTTCCCGGCCCACCACCCCCCGATGAACACCTTCGTCGGCGTCCCGATCAGGGTGCGTGGCCAGGTCTTCGGCAACCTCTATCTGACCGAGAAGCGTGGCGGTGTGCAGTTCGACGAGGAGGACGAGGCGGTGCTGTCCACGCTGGCCGTGGCGGCGGGCGTGGCGATCGACAACGCCCGCCTGTACGAGGAGTCCCGGCTGCGGGAGCGGTGGCTGCGGGCGAATGCCGAGATCACGCACTGCCTGATGTCCGGCAGCGAACGCGCCGAGGCCCTGAGGCTCATCGCGGAACGGGCCCGAGAGATCATGGGGTCGGCATCGGCGGCGGTGGCGCTGCCGGTGGGGGGCACCGACTCCCTCACGGTGGAGATCGCCGTGGGGGTGGACGCGCAGGTGCACCAGGGATTGGTGCTGCCCCTCCCGGGGACGCTGATGGGCCTCGCCTTCTCCGCTGCCGCTCCGGTCATCAGCGACGATGTGCATCAGGACCGGCGGATCTGCCCTGAGCCTCCGCGCTTCCACGGGCTCGGCCCCGCCGTGGCGGTCCCGATCGGCACCGGGGAGGGAGGCGTACGAGGCGCCGTGCTGGTGGCCCGCGCAGCCGGCGGGGCGGTGTTCTCGGGGCAGGAGGCCGAGATGCTGGGGGGATTCGCCGCACAGGCCGCCATAGCGATGGAACTGGCCGAGCGCCGCAAGGACGCCGAGCGGATCGCGGTGCTCCAGGACCGCGACCGGATCGCCCGGGACCTGCACGACCTGGCCATCCAGCGGCTCTTCGCCACCGGCATGACCCTGCAGAGCGCCGGCCGGTTCATCGAGCACCCGGAGGCCGCCGAACGCGTGCTGCGGGCCGTGGACGATCTGGACGAGACCATCCGCATCATCCGCTCTGCCATCTTCGGGCTGCGAGCGCGTGCGGGCACAGCCGACGCCGGCCTGCGAGCCCGCGTGGTGCGTATGGTCGGCGAGGAGAGCGCGGTGCTGGGATTCGCGCCCAGCGTGCGTATGGAAGGCCTCGTCGACACGGAGGTGCCGCAGGAGATCGCCGACCAGGTCGTGGCCGTCCTCTCCGAGGCTCTCACCGACATCGCCCGGCATGCTCGCGCCGACCGGGCACAGGTCGTCCTGACGACCGACGGCCGCGACGTCTCCCTGACGGTCTCGGACAACGGTGCGGGCATCCCGCCCGACGTCCGGCGCGGCGGTCTGCGCACGATGGCGGAACGGGCGGAACAGCTGGGAGGGCACCTCGATGTGTCCACCCCCGACGGCGGCGGGGCCCTGTTGCGCTGGCGAGTGCCGCTTCCCCGTGCATAG
- a CDS encoding pyridoxamine 5'-phosphate oxidase family protein: protein MAGSEVRARRRIDLDHAEALRLLGSVSLGRIVFTRQALPAVRPVNHVLDRGDIVILTHEGTALASHAQQSDGTGVVVAYEADAIDPDTHLGWSVVVTGYARPVSDPLELAGVRALLQPWAPMEGRDQAVRIHPELVTGVLLTEAGGPGGTTD from the coding sequence ATGGCAGGCAGTGAGGTGCGCGCACGCCGGCGCATCGACCTCGACCACGCCGAGGCGCTGCGGTTGCTGGGCAGCGTGTCACTGGGAAGGATCGTCTTCACCCGGCAGGCCCTGCCCGCCGTCCGCCCGGTCAACCACGTCCTGGACCGCGGTGACATCGTCATCCTGACCCACGAGGGCACCGCTCTGGCCTCGCACGCCCAGCAGTCCGACGGCACGGGAGTCGTCGTCGCGTACGAGGCCGACGCCATCGATCCGGACACCCACCTCGGCTGGAGCGTCGTCGTCACCGGATACGCCCGGCCGGTGAGTGATCCGCTGGAACTGGCGGGGGTCCGTGCGCTGTTGCAGCCGTGGGCGCCGATGGAGGGCAGGGATCAGGCGGTGCGCATCCACCCCGAGCTGGTCACCGGTGTCCTGCTCACGGAGGCGGGCGGCCCGGGGGGAACCACTGACTGA
- a CDS encoding helix-turn-helix domain-containing protein — MTEPTSAPAPAEAPLGDLGRRLAAQRARLGLTRRQTAARADMAVGYLRYLEEQPGAAPRPAVLHRLAQVLETTVNELTGGAADGPPGPGRAARDPHFTELTALECQVLLGSHGVGRLAVATSAGPEIVPVNYSLVDGAIVFRTAPGATPALADGHPVAFEVDRIDDTFSRGWSVVVRGIARAVTDPEQRRRYAGKAHSEPWAGGDRELWLRIEPGMVTGRRITV; from the coding sequence ATGACCGAACCGACGAGCGCACCCGCGCCGGCGGAGGCGCCACTGGGCGACCTGGGCCGCCGGCTGGCCGCCCAGCGGGCCCGACTCGGCCTGACGCGGCGGCAGACGGCCGCCCGAGCCGACATGGCCGTCGGCTACCTGCGGTACCTGGAGGAGCAGCCCGGCGCCGCGCCCCGCCCTGCCGTCCTGCACCGGCTGGCCCAGGTGCTGGAAACCACCGTCAACGAACTGACCGGTGGCGCCGCCGACGGCCCGCCCGGGCCCGGGCGCGCCGCGCGCGATCCCCACTTCACCGAGTTGACCGCTCTCGAGTGCCAGGTCCTGCTGGGGTCGCACGGAGTCGGGCGGCTGGCGGTGGCCACCAGTGCGGGGCCGGAGATCGTGCCGGTCAACTACAGCCTCGTGGACGGGGCGATCGTCTTCCGGACCGCGCCCGGCGCCACACCGGCCCTGGCGGACGGCCACCCGGTGGCCTTCGAGGTCGACCGGATCGACGACACGTTCAGCCGGGGGTGGAGCGTCGTGGTGCGGGGCATCGCCCGGGCGGTGACGGACCCCGAGCAGCGGCGCCGGTACGCCGGGAAGGCACACAGCGAGCCATGGGCGGGCGGCGACCGCGAGTTGTGGCTGCGGATCGAACCGGGCATGGTCACGGGACGCCGGATCACTGTGTGA
- a CDS encoding zinc-dependent alcohol dehydrogenase family protein, which translates to MKGFVFHGPGQASWQDVADPGIKEPTDAIVKVDAVTICGTDLHILKGDVPEVRPGTVLGHEAVGEIVEVAGDVRTVRPGDRVLVSCITSCGRCRFCRDGSYGQCRGGGGWILGHLVDGTQAEYVRVPCADLSVHPLPAAVRSEDAVLLADIFPTAYEVGVLNGHVRPGDTVAIVGAGPIGLAAVVTARMFSPQRIIAVDLAPARLEAAHRLGADAVADAHEAPGELVADLTDGLGADVVIEAVGVPESFELCTRMVRPGGRVANVGVHGRPATLHLEDLWIKNVTITTGLVDTHSTPTLLRMAAAGRLPTGQLVTHTFPLDHMEEAYDVFSKAGETGALKVVLGEKQHAEVAVPAA; encoded by the coding sequence ATGAAAGGCTTCGTCTTCCACGGTCCCGGTCAGGCCTCCTGGCAGGACGTCGCGGACCCCGGCATCAAGGAACCGACCGACGCGATCGTCAAGGTCGACGCGGTGACGATCTGCGGAACGGACCTGCACATCCTCAAGGGCGACGTGCCCGAGGTGCGTCCCGGCACGGTGCTGGGCCACGAGGCGGTCGGCGAGATCGTCGAGGTGGCCGGTGACGTGCGCACCGTACGTCCCGGCGACCGGGTGCTGGTCTCCTGCATCACCTCCTGCGGGCGGTGCCGGTTCTGCCGGGACGGCAGTTACGGCCAGTGCCGGGGCGGCGGAGGCTGGATCCTCGGCCACCTCGTCGACGGCACCCAGGCCGAGTACGTCCGTGTCCCCTGCGCCGACCTCTCCGTCCACCCGCTGCCCGCCGCCGTGCGCAGCGAGGACGCCGTGCTGCTCGCGGACATCTTCCCGACCGCCTACGAGGTCGGCGTCCTCAACGGACACGTGCGTCCGGGCGACACCGTCGCCATCGTCGGCGCCGGCCCCATCGGGCTCGCGGCCGTCGTCACGGCCCGGATGTTCTCCCCGCAGCGGATCATCGCCGTGGATCTGGCCCCGGCCAGGCTGGAGGCCGCTCACCGGCTCGGCGCCGACGCGGTCGCGGACGCCCACGAGGCTCCCGGAGAACTGGTCGCCGATCTGACGGACGGGCTCGGCGCGGACGTGGTCATCGAGGCGGTCGGCGTGCCGGAGAGCTTCGAGCTGTGCACCCGCATGGTCCGGCCCGGAGGCCGTGTCGCCAACGTCGGCGTGCACGGCAGGCCCGCCACGCTGCACCTCGAAGACCTGTGGATCAAGAACGTGACCATCACGACGGGCCTGGTGGACACCCACTCCACGCCGACCCTGCTGCGGATGGCCGCCGCCGGCCGGCTGCCCACCGGGCAGCTGGTCACCCACACCTTCCCGCTGGACCACATGGAAGAGGCCTACGACGTCTTCTCCAAGGCCGGCGAGACCGGTGCGCTGAAGGTGGTACTCGGCGAGAAACAGCACGCCGAAGTGGCCGTTCCCGCGGCCTGA
- a CDS encoding Rv1733c family protein: MGTTQRLWRWRSNPLRRREDVVEAWMVLVVWTLALVGGALAGLVTAGAAEDQYTEQRTHRHAVRAVLLADAPHGVTADWSPDGRVQGPVRWTAPDGASRTGHTLVAGGLRAGARVTVWQDDRGRLVLSPPTGRAEGHVEAALFGAAAALAVAVPVFGAGAATRAWLDRRRLAHWDQEWDLVGPQWGPRTG, from the coding sequence ATGGGCACCACACAGCGGCTGTGGCGGTGGCGGAGCAATCCGCTGCGGCGGCGCGAGGACGTCGTCGAGGCCTGGATGGTCCTGGTCGTCTGGACACTCGCCCTCGTCGGCGGGGCCCTCGCCGGACTGGTGACGGCCGGCGCGGCCGAGGACCAGTACACGGAGCAGCGCACCCACCGGCACGCCGTCCGAGCGGTCCTCCTCGCCGACGCGCCGCACGGCGTCACGGCGGACTGGTCGCCGGACGGCCGCGTCCAGGGGCCGGTGCGCTGGACGGCTCCCGACGGCGCCTCCCGTACCGGGCACACGCTGGTCGCCGGTGGTCTGCGGGCCGGAGCCCGGGTGACCGTCTGGCAGGACGACCGGGGCCGTCTCGTGCTGTCACCGCCGACCGGCCGGGCCGAAGGGCACGTCGAAGCCGCTCTCTTCGGTGCGGCAGCGGCCCTCGCCGTCGCCGTTCCGGTCTTCGGGGCGGGCGCCGCCACCCGGGCGTGGCTCGACCGGCGCCGCCTGGCCCACTGGGATCAGGAGTGGGACCTCGTGGGACCGCAGTGGGGCCCGAGGACCGGCTGA